The following are from one region of the Coffea eugenioides isolate CCC68of chromosome 2, Ceug_1.0, whole genome shotgun sequence genome:
- the LOC113763767 gene encoding ABC transporter G family member 6-like translates to MSKIVAENISPVRDCMPTFDRRQTVQMTAAGASPSPTLGQLLKRVGDARKEATGDETPVHQVLDLSDPGMEPRSLPFVLSFTNLTYSVKISRKMGLPAIFSRSRHHLPATTTATEPTDGETLFTKTKVLLNDISGEARDGEIMAVLGASGSGKSTLIDALANRIAKESLKGTITLNGEQLESRLLKVISAYVMQDDLLYPMLTVEETLMFAAEFRLPRTLSKSKKQMRVQALIDQLGLRNAAKTVIGDEGHRGVSGGERRRVSIGIDIIHDPIILFLDEPTSGLDSTSAFMVVKVLQRIAQSGSIVIMSIHQPSYRILGLLDRLIFLSRGHTVYSGPPTNLPQFFADFGHPIPENENRTEFALDLIRELEGSPGGTRSLVEFNRTWQNMKRGTNTAGTGNVESSPTHGLSLKEAISASISRGKLVSGATNTDASPTSMVPRYANPFWIEMAVLSKRSFTNSRRMPELFGIRCGAVMVTGFILATMFWRLDNSPKGIQERLGFFAFAMSTTFYTCADALPVFLQERYIFMRETAHNAYRRISYCLSHALVSLPALIFLSFAFAAITFWSVGLDGGTSGFFFYFAIILASFWAGNSFVTFLSGVVPHVMLGYTIVVAILAYFLLFSGFFINRDRIPPYWIWFHYISLVKYPYEAVLQNEFDDPAKCFVRGIQIFDSTPLGAVPDSLKIKLLASMSNTLGVKITSSTCVTTGVDILKQQGVTDLTKWACLWITIAWGFFFRILFFFSLLLGSKNKRR, encoded by the coding sequence ATGTCGAAAATAGTTGCGGAAAACATATCGCCCGTAAGAGACTGCATGCCGACGTTTGATCGGAGGCAGACCGTGCAGATGACCGCTGCGGGCGCGTCTCCTTCGCCTACGCTTGGACAACTTCTGAAGCGCGTCGGCGATGCTCGCAAGGAAGCCACCGGTGACGAGACGCCCGTGCACCAGGTTCTCGACCTCAGCGACCCCGGCATGGAGCCCCGATCACTTCCCTTCGTGCTCTCCTTCACTAACCTGACCTACAGCGTCAAAATCAGCCGGAAAATGGGCCTGCCTGCTATATTCAGCCGCAGCCGCCACCATCTTCCTGCCACCACGACTGCAACCGAGCCTACTGACGGAGAGACCCTCTTCACGAAGACCAAAGTTCTCCTCAACGACATCTCCGGCGAGGCGCGTGACGGCGAAATCATGGCGGTGCTCGGCGCGTCTGGATCTGGAAAATCAACTCTCATCGATGCATTGGCCAATCGCATAGCCAAGGAGAGTTTGAAAGGAACCATCACTCTCAACGGCGAGCAGTTGGAGTCGAGGCTGCTCAAGGTCATTTCTGCTTACGTCATGCAGGACGATCTCCTCTACCCCATGCTCACCGTCGAGGAAACCTTAATGTTCGCGGCCGAGTTTCGCCTCCCACGAACTCTCTCGAAATCCAAGAAGCAAATGAGAGTTCAGGCCTTAATTGATCAACTAGGCCTCCGAAACGCCGCCAAGACGGTGATCGGAGACGAAGGCCACCGCGGCGTTTCTGGCGGGGAGAGGAGGAGAGTCTCCATCGGAATAGACATCATTCATGATCCTATAATCCTCTTCCTGGACGAGCCGACCTCGGGGCTGGACTCCACCAGTGCATTCATGGTGGTGAAAGTTTTGCAGAGGATTGCTCAGAGCGGAAGTATCGTCATCATGTCTATTCATCAGCCGAGCTATCGAATTCTCGGCCTGTTGGACAGGCTGATCTTTCTGTCCCGCGGGCACACTGTTTACAGCGGTCCTCCAACTAATCTGCCGCAATTTTTTGCTGATTTCGGCCATCCGATTCCTGAAAATGAGAATCGGACTGAATTTGCACTTGATCTGATTCGCGAGCTCGAGGGCTCCCCAGGAGGGACTAGAAGTTTGGTTGAATTCAACAGAACGTGGCAAAATATGAAGAGAGGTACTAATACTGCTGGTACCGGAAATGTGGAATCATCTCCGACGCATGGATTGTCATTGAAGGAAGCTATAAGTGCCAGTATTTCGAGGGGGAAATTGGTGTCAGGTGCTACAAACACTGATGCTAGTCCAACTTCCATGGTTCCTAGATATGCAAATccattttggattgaaatggCAGTTTTATCAAAAAGATCATTCACCAACTCGCGGCGGATGCCGGAGCTCTTTGGCATTAGGTGCGGAGCAGTTATGGTGACGGGGTTCATTTTGGCTACCATGTTTTGGCGATTGGACAACTCTCCCAAAGGGATTCAAGAAAGGCTAGGGTTTTTCGCCTTCGCCATGTCTACGACCTTCTATACTTGCGCCGATGCACTGCCAGTTTTCCTTCAGGAGAGGTACATTTTCATGAGGGAAACTGCTCACAACGCTTATAGAAGGATCTCCTATTGTCTCTCTCACGCATTGGTTTCCTTGCCTGCCCTTATTTTCCTCTCATTTGCATTTGCTGCAATTACCTTTTGGTCGGTGGGGCTGGACGGAGGAACTTCGGGGTTCTTTTTCTACTTCGCTATAATCTTGGCTTCCTTCTGGGCCGGCAATTCCTTCGTCACATTCCTGTCCGGAGTGGTCCCTCATGTGATGCTTGGCTACACCATTGTGGTGGCAATATTAGCATATTTCCTCCTCTTCAGCGGCTTCTTCATTAACCGGGACAGAATCCCCCCTTACTGGATATGGTTCCACTACATTTCCCTGGTGAAATATCCATACGAAGCCGTTTTGCAGAACGAATTCGACGATCCGGCGAAATGTTTCGTGAGGGGGATCCAGATATTCGACAGCACCCCGCTGGGAGCCGTGCCGGATTCGCTGAAGATAAAGCTGCTGGCGAGCATGAGCAACACCCTTGGCGTGAAAATCACGAGCTCCACGTGCGTGACCACCGGCGTGGACATATTGAAGCAGCAAGGAGTCACTGATCTCACCAAGTGGGCTTGCCTTTGGATCACCATTGCATGGGGATTCTTCTTTAGGATTCTGTTTTTCTTCTCTTTGTTACTGGGAAGCAAGAACAAGAGGCGGTAA
- the LOC113762171 gene encoding uncharacterized protein LOC113762171, whose amino-acid sequence MNKLIEFGRKAMFYVRVLSGYEERRIRSYRLQLQQRLQKAQERKEALKQVPEQIILSEVKRMVEDMQALNKKLEETEAAIEDYFKPIDKQADIIMKMQLEGEERKMKDMMRAMQQQALLEKAEAEKTAPGQTTDINQQTEEKQPAKPSHAELR is encoded by the exons ATGAATAAGCTAATAGAGTTCGGGAGGAAAGCGATGTTCTATGTTAGGGTCCTTTCGGGCTACGAGGAGCGACGAATTCGATCTTACCGGTTGCAGCTTCAACAACGCCTCCAAAAG GCCCAAGAAAGGAAGGAAGCTTTGAAACAGGTTCCTGAGCAAATAATTTTGTCTGAAGTCAAGCGAATGGTGGAAGATATGCAGGCATTGAATAAGAAGCTTGAAGAAACA GAGGCTGCCATTGAAGATTATTTCAAGCCAATCGACAAACAGGCAGATATTATCATGAAAATGCAGCTCGaaggagaagagagaaaaatgaaGGATATGATGCGTGCCATGCAACAGCAGGCTTTACTAGAGAAGGCTGAAGCCGAAAAAACTGCACCTGGTCAAACTACAGACATAAATCAACAAACGGAGGAGAAACAGCCTGCAAAACCATCTCATGCTGAACTGAGATGA